Proteins from a genomic interval of Longimicrobium sp.:
- a CDS encoding BlaI/MecI/CopY family transcriptional regulator has translation MEISFTERELDVMGVLWDLGSATVAEVRERLADDLAYTTVLTVLRTLEEKGYVAHTEEGKAYRYHPAVERQEAGTSVLRRLTRKLFKDSPEMLLTHLVSDRSLSGDELRRMRRLLQERLDAEEKP, from the coding sequence ATGGAGATCTCGTTTACGGAGCGGGAGCTGGACGTGATGGGCGTGCTGTGGGACCTGGGGAGCGCCACCGTGGCCGAGGTCCGCGAGCGGCTGGCGGACGACCTCGCATACACCACGGTGCTCACCGTCCTGCGCACCCTGGAGGAAAAGGGGTACGTGGCGCACACGGAGGAGGGGAAGGCGTACCGCTACCACCCCGCCGTCGAGCGCCAGGAGGCCGGCACCAGCGTGCTGCGCAGGCTCACGCGGAAGCTGTTCAAGGACTCGCCCGAGATGCTCCTCACGCACCTCGTCTCCGACCGGTCGCTTTCGGGCGACGAGCTGCGGCGGATGCGCCGCCTCCTGCAAGAGCGCCTTGATGCGGAGGAGAAGCCATGA
- a CDS encoding DUF2723 domain-containing protein — protein MSQAAPTAQTTVSAGPPVYTPAATRPPYLAALAAAAAVFALYAITLGPTTWFWDTSEYIATAHIMGIPHPPGNPLFVLLARAWEVLLSPFGLTPAVRVNLFSAFMTAGTMFFWYLVVHRILTAFTDRPVFRHGGAAVSVLISATAYTVWSQATVNEKVYTVSLFTIGVMSWVAFLWRDQVESHAAEPRQGRGKKWHDDNALVLIAFVLALSVGNHLMAFLAAPALAVFFLMVKPQVFANWRVYAFAALFGLLGLSAHLYLPIRSNLQPVINEAAPSCPNLSSAIISVIGFGKIKLPGRCPDLHASLARDQYQKPPVMQRQAPFTAQMSNYFQYFDWQWARSVKGEDGYFGAGRIFITMIFLALGGFGALEHYRRDRKSFAYIATLFFTLSVGLVYYMNFKYGFMQVRAFNLDPELSEVRERDYFFLVSFSLWGLWAGIGLAVLWQQLAEAIGGRRNSAYMAAPVLLLGAIPLVLNCPYASRRNDYTARDFAYNMLQSVEPYGVLFTNGDNDTFPLWYVQEVEGVRRDVTVIVLSYLNTDWYAKQLRDITKPCTRPGQADEDPTRIICQRPFDASKAPRFYDGRRVPTRTILPLTDDEIRGVMNQGAFLTSQDMVFEARGIQAVIPAQRPITPADQFLLTMVKHAWGDRPFYFAGTTNVQFDLNLYPHVERQGMVFKLVNPQDAGKALRMPEGQNYSAVLGAYLDPERNRRLVEEAFEFHGVENRPHWTDDATRNIPMHYFYALSALAVGEDMSGRPAEAQRYKARAQAFQELSNR, from the coding sequence ATGAGCCAAGCCGCCCCGACCGCGCAGACCACCGTCTCCGCAGGGCCCCCGGTGTACACGCCGGCGGCCACGCGCCCGCCGTACCTCGCTGCCCTCGCCGCGGCGGCGGCGGTCTTCGCGCTGTATGCCATCACGCTGGGCCCCACCACCTGGTTCTGGGACACCAGCGAGTACATCGCCACCGCGCACATCATGGGCATCCCGCACCCGCCGGGGAACCCGCTCTTCGTGCTGCTGGCCCGCGCCTGGGAGGTGCTCCTCTCGCCGTTCGGGCTGACCCCCGCGGTACGCGTCAACCTCTTCTCCGCCTTCATGACGGCGGGGACGATGTTCTTCTGGTACCTGGTGGTGCACCGCATCCTCACCGCGTTCACGGACCGGCCGGTCTTCCGGCACGGCGGCGCGGCGGTGTCGGTGCTCATCTCGGCCACGGCGTACACGGTGTGGAGCCAGGCGACGGTGAACGAAAAGGTGTACACCGTCTCGCTCTTCACCATCGGCGTGATGTCGTGGGTGGCGTTCCTGTGGCGCGACCAGGTGGAGTCGCACGCCGCGGAGCCGCGGCAGGGGCGCGGCAAGAAGTGGCACGACGACAACGCGCTGGTGCTGATCGCGTTCGTGCTGGCGCTCTCGGTGGGGAACCACCTGATGGCGTTCCTGGCCGCGCCGGCACTGGCGGTCTTCTTCCTGATGGTGAAGCCGCAGGTGTTCGCCAACTGGCGCGTCTACGCCTTCGCCGCGCTCTTTGGGCTGCTGGGGCTCTCGGCGCACCTCTACCTGCCGATCCGCTCCAACCTGCAGCCGGTGATCAACGAGGCGGCGCCGTCGTGCCCCAACCTCAGCTCGGCCATCATCAGCGTGATCGGGTTCGGCAAGATCAAGCTGCCAGGCAGGTGCCCGGACCTGCACGCCTCGCTGGCGCGCGACCAGTACCAGAAGCCTCCGGTGATGCAGCGGCAGGCGCCGTTCACCGCGCAGATGTCCAACTACTTCCAGTACTTCGACTGGCAGTGGGCGCGCTCCGTCAAGGGCGAGGACGGCTACTTCGGGGCGGGGCGGATCTTCATCACGATGATCTTTCTGGCGCTGGGCGGCTTCGGCGCGCTGGAGCACTACCGGCGCGACCGTAAGAGCTTCGCCTACATCGCCACGCTCTTCTTCACGCTGTCGGTAGGGCTCGTGTACTACATGAACTTCAAGTACGGGTTCATGCAGGTGCGCGCCTTCAATCTGGATCCGGAGCTCTCCGAGGTCCGCGAGCGCGACTACTTCTTCCTGGTCTCCTTCTCCCTGTGGGGGCTGTGGGCGGGGATCGGGCTCGCGGTGCTCTGGCAGCAGCTGGCCGAAGCGATCGGCGGGCGGCGCAACTCCGCGTACATGGCCGCGCCCGTGCTGCTGCTGGGCGCCATCCCGCTCGTCCTCAACTGTCCGTACGCGTCGCGCCGCAACGACTACACGGCGCGCGACTTCGCGTACAACATGCTGCAGTCGGTGGAGCCGTACGGCGTGCTCTTCACCAACGGCGACAACGACACCTTCCCCCTGTGGTACGTGCAGGAGGTGGAGGGGGTGCGGCGCGACGTGACGGTGATCGTGCTCTCGTACCTGAACACGGACTGGTACGCGAAGCAGCTTCGCGACATCACCAAACCGTGCACGCGCCCCGGGCAGGCGGACGAGGACCCCACGCGCATCATCTGCCAGCGCCCCTTCGACGCCAGCAAGGCGCCCAGGTTCTACGATGGGCGCCGCGTCCCCACGCGCACCATCCTGCCGCTGACGGACGACGAGATCCGCGGCGTGATGAACCAGGGGGCGTTCCTGACCTCACAGGACATGGTCTTCGAGGCGCGCGGCATCCAGGCCGTGATCCCGGCGCAGCGGCCCATCACGCCGGCGGACCAGTTCCTCCTGACGATGGTGAAGCACGCCTGGGGCGACCGGCCGTTCTACTTCGCCGGCACCACCAACGTGCAGTTCGACCTGAACCTGTACCCCCACGTGGAGCGGCAGGGGATGGTGTTCAAGCTGGTGAACCCGCAGGACGCGGGGAAGGCGCTGCGGATGCCGGAGGGGCAGAACTACTCCGCGGTGCTGGGCGCGTACCTGGACCCGGAGCGCAACCGCCGCCTGGTGGAGGAGGCGTTCGAGTTCCACGGCGTCGAGAACCGCCCGCACTGGACGGACGACGCCACGCGCAACATCCCGATGCACTACTTCTACGCCCTTTCCGCCCTCGCGGTCGGCGAGGACATGTCCGGGCGTCCCGCCGAGGCGCAGAGGTACAAGGCGCGCGCCCAGGCCTTCCAGGAGCTCTCGAACCGCTGA